In Brevibacillus brevis, a genomic segment contains:
- a CDS encoding dipeptide ABC transporter ATP-binding protein: MNQTKEALLEVKGLKKYFPYKQGMFSKQTGHVRAVDGVTFTVYRGETLGIVGESGCGKSTTGQMILHLLEPTEGEIWFEGKRLANLSKEEEKAVRRNMQMIFQDPYSSLNPRMRVEDIVAEPLRVHGIGRGGEIREKVVELLRLVGLDAHHLSRHPHEFSGGQRQRIGIARALALHPSLIVCDEAVSALDVSIQSQILNLLKKLQKELQLTYIFISHGLPAVKHISDRIAVMYLGKVVEMAERDELFARPMHPYTEALLSAVPIPDPTQRKERIVLQGDLPNPANPPSGCHFHTRCPYVQDICRTAEPPVQQGANGHVAVCHFPLNV; this comes from the coding sequence ATGAATCAGACAAAAGAGGCGCTCCTGGAGGTAAAGGGGCTGAAAAAGTACTTTCCGTACAAGCAAGGCATGTTTTCCAAGCAAACGGGCCACGTGCGCGCAGTGGATGGGGTCACCTTTACGGTATATCGCGGGGAAACGCTGGGAATCGTGGGAGAATCGGGCTGCGGCAAATCGACGACCGGGCAGATGATCCTCCACCTGCTCGAGCCGACGGAGGGGGAAATCTGGTTTGAGGGCAAACGGCTGGCCAACTTGTCCAAGGAGGAGGAAAAGGCCGTTCGCCGGAACATGCAGATGATTTTCCAGGACCCGTACTCCTCGCTGAATCCAAGGATGCGGGTAGAGGACATCGTGGCCGAGCCGCTGCGCGTGCACGGCATCGGACGGGGCGGGGAAATCCGGGAAAAGGTCGTGGAGCTGCTTCGGCTCGTCGGGCTGGATGCCCATCACCTGAGCCGGCATCCGCACGAGTTTAGCGGCGGTCAACGGCAGCGCATCGGGATCGCGAGGGCACTCGCGCTGCACCCCAGTCTGATCGTCTGCGACGAGGCGGTGTCTGCGCTGGACGTTTCCATTCAATCGCAAATCCTGAATCTGCTCAAGAAGCTGCAAAAAGAGCTGCAGCTGACGTACATTTTCATTTCCCACGGGCTTCCTGCAGTCAAGCACATCAGCGACCGGATCGCCGTCATGTACCTGGGGAAAGTCGTGGAAATGGCCGAGCGCGACGAGCTGTTCGCCAGACCGATGCACCCGTATACGGAGGCTCTGCTGTCCGCAGTCCCCATTCCTGACCCGACGCAGCGCAAAGAGCGGATCGTCCTGCAAGGGGATTTGCCGAATCCGGCCAATCCGCCGTCCGGCTGCCATTTCCACACGCGCTGCCCGTATGTGCAGGACATCTGCCGCACAGCGGAACCGCCCGTGCAGCAGGGGGCGAACGGCCATGTCGCTGTCTGCCACTTTCCGTTGAATGTGTGA
- a CDS encoding stalk domain-containing protein — protein MKWDIKSFIGGIVVGSVLFSGIAIAAPAFPDVAEGTKTPFTYYFEGVPKSPQSDVQGIMYKNSVYVPIRFVAENLNKPVIYDAKTKSIFIGKLPVSKMYSKMEAVELVKKKLAGSLTPSHVVEYDHDDEKGHYVIQVYQTVVNNFQSGDSYTNTYGWFVVNPNTGEVKSLL, from the coding sequence ATGAAATGGGATATCAAGTCATTCATCGGGGGCATCGTCGTAGGTTCGGTGCTTTTCTCCGGGATTGCCATCGCCGCTCCCGCTTTTCCAGATGTGGCGGAAGGAACGAAGACGCCGTTTACCTACTACTTTGAAGGAGTGCCGAAATCTCCCCAGAGTGACGTGCAAGGCATTATGTACAAAAATTCTGTATACGTACCCATCCGCTTCGTCGCGGAAAATCTGAACAAGCCTGTCATCTACGACGCGAAGACGAAGTCCATCTTCATCGGCAAGCTGCCGGTATCCAAGATGTACTCCAAAATGGAAGCCGTAGAGCTCGTGAAAAAGAAACTGGCAGGCAGCCTCACTCCCTCGCACGTAGTCGAGTATGATCACGACGACGAAAAAGGCCATTATGTGATCCAAGTTTATCAAACCGTCGTGAACAACTTCCAATCTGGCGACAGCTACACAAACACGTATGGCTGGTTCGTGGTGAATCCGAATACAGGCGAAGTCAAATCGTTGCTATAA
- a CDS encoding ABC transporter ATP-binding protein: MEAKLLEVKNLQTHFKTEDGVAPSVNGISFSVAKGETLAIVGESGCGKSVTSLSIMGLVAPPGQVVGGEILLDGQNLLGMSKKELRKLRGNKMSMIFQEPMTSLNPVFTVGNQLGEVFRLHQQLDKQQARAKSIEMLETVGIPRADKVVDSFPHQLSGGMRQRVMIAMALACNPALLIADEPTTALDVTIQAQILELLKKLNQEYETGVILITHDLGVVAEMADRVVVMYAGEIVEQANVFELFANPKHPYTKGLLGSLPKLDEVREELESIPGAVPNPLDMPAGCKFHPRCPVATEQCRERNPALVEVAADHLARCLYA, translated from the coding sequence ATGGAAGCCAAATTGCTCGAGGTAAAAAACCTGCAAACGCACTTTAAAACTGAAGATGGCGTCGCTCCATCCGTCAATGGCATTTCCTTTTCGGTCGCCAAGGGAGAGACGCTGGCGATCGTGGGCGAATCCGGCTGCGGCAAAAGCGTCACTTCCCTTTCCATCATGGGGCTGGTCGCTCCGCCGGGCCAGGTCGTGGGCGGAGAAATTTTGCTGGATGGCCAAAACCTGCTGGGTATGAGCAAAAAAGAGCTCCGCAAGCTGCGCGGCAACAAGATGTCGATGATTTTCCAGGAGCCGATGACCTCGCTCAATCCCGTCTTCACGGTGGGCAACCAGCTGGGCGAAGTGTTCCGCCTGCACCAGCAGCTGGACAAGCAGCAGGCCCGGGCAAAAAGCATCGAGATGCTGGAGACGGTAGGGATTCCCCGCGCCGATAAGGTGGTCGATTCCTTTCCTCATCAGCTCTCGGGAGGAATGCGGCAACGGGTCATGATCGCGATGGCTTTGGCGTGCAATCCGGCTCTTCTGATTGCCGACGAGCCGACCACAGCCCTCGACGTCACGATCCAGGCGCAAATATTGGAGCTGTTGAAAAAGCTGAACCAAGAGTACGAGACAGGTGTCATCCTGATTACCCATGACCTCGGAGTCGTGGCGGAAATGGCGGATCGGGTCGTCGTCATGTACGCGGGAGAAATCGTGGAGCAGGCCAATGTGTTCGAGCTGTTTGCCAACCCCAAGCACCCGTACACAAAAGGCTTGCTCGGCTCGTTGCCCAAGCTGGACGAGGTGCGGGAGGAGCTGGAATCGATACCGGGAGCCGTACCCAATCCGCTGGACATGCCGGCAGGCTGCAAGTTTCATCCCCGCTGCCCCGTGGCAACCGAACAATGCCGGGAAAGAAATCCGGCCCTCGTCGAAGTGGCGGCGGACCATCTTGCGCGTTGCTTATATGCCTAA
- a CDS encoding ABC transporter permease has translation MRQYLLKSLLQIIPVLFLISIIVFVLVYCTGDPVSLMLADTATDEDRAILIAALGLDQPLYVQYFTFIGHMLQGDFGTSFRYDMPALPIVLERLPATFELAIASMLVATVISIPLGILSATKRNSFLDIFFSGCSVLGKAMPHFWLGIMLILLFAVEMKALPVSGRGSFENLVLPAFTLGTGIAAEMTRLIRSSMLEILNQDYIRTARSKGLLESIVVYKHALRNSMIPVVTIMALQTSTLIGGTLITETIFSWPGMGQLIIQAVNARDMAIVQAAVFVVAFLVIISNLIADILYRVLDPRIKYN, from the coding sequence ATGAGGCAGTATTTGCTGAAGTCGTTGCTTCAGATCATCCCTGTCCTGTTTCTGATCTCGATCATCGTGTTTGTCCTCGTCTATTGCACCGGAGATCCCGTCTCCCTGATGCTTGCCGATACGGCGACGGACGAAGACCGGGCCATCCTGATCGCGGCGCTTGGGTTGGACCAGCCGCTGTACGTCCAGTACTTCACCTTCATCGGCCACATGCTTCAAGGGGACTTCGGGACCTCGTTCCGCTACGATATGCCGGCCCTCCCGATCGTATTGGAGCGGCTTCCCGCGACCTTTGAGCTCGCGATTGCCTCCATGCTGGTCGCGACCGTCATTTCCATTCCGCTCGGCATCCTCTCTGCTACGAAGCGCAATTCCTTTCTCGACATTTTCTTTTCCGGCTGTTCGGTGCTGGGCAAAGCGATGCCGCATTTTTGGCTCGGAATCATGCTGATCCTGTTGTTCGCGGTGGAAATGAAGGCCCTGCCGGTCTCCGGCCGGGGCTCCTTCGAGAATCTGGTGCTGCCTGCCTTTACGCTGGGTACAGGGATTGCTGCGGAGATGACACGCCTGATCCGCTCCAGCATGCTCGAGATTTTGAATCAGGACTACATTCGGACGGCACGCAGCAAAGGGCTGTTGGAGAGCATCGTCGTCTACAAGCACGCCCTGCGCAACTCGATGATTCCCGTGGTCACGATCATGGCGCTGCAGACCTCTACCTTGATCGGCGGCACGTTGATCACGGAAACGATTTTTTCCTGGCCGGGGATGGGACAATTGATCATTCAAGCGGTCAATGCCCGGGACATGGCGATCGTACAGGCAGCCGTGTTCGTGGTCGCCTTTCTCGTCATTATCAGCAATCTGATCGCGGATATCCTGTACCGGGTGTTGGACCCACGCATCAAGTACAACTAA
- a CDS encoding ABC transporter permease, with the protein MSASLETQAPQLQGMGKTARQTGRLGRFARLLFKSKTGTIGFIIVIAVTFMAVFAGAIAPHDPAKTQAAKRLKPPMWMEGGSSANPLGTDNLGRDVLSRIIYGSQVSLLVGVCAVILAGLIGVILGLASGYYGGWIDSVIMRTVDAFLAIPNILFMLVILAVLGPSLMTLILVLGFTNWVKYARIIRSEVLGVKERDYVKAARTVGASNRRIILTHILPNVISSFIVVSTLSVATTIIAEASLSFLGLGIQPPTVSWGGMLSDGRQYLATSWWIATFPGIAITVTVLGIMFLGDWLRDVLDPRMKARK; encoded by the coding sequence GTGTCGGCATCATTGGAAACGCAAGCCCCGCAGCTGCAGGGGATGGGAAAAACGGCACGGCAGACGGGACGGCTCGGGCGCTTTGCCCGGTTACTCTTCAAGAGCAAAACCGGGACGATCGGATTCATTATCGTCATCGCCGTCACGTTCATGGCGGTCTTCGCGGGCGCGATCGCTCCGCATGACCCCGCGAAGACACAAGCGGCCAAGCGCCTGAAACCGCCGATGTGGATGGAGGGAGGCTCCTCCGCGAATCCGCTGGGTACGGACAACCTCGGACGGGATGTGCTCAGCCGGATCATTTACGGCTCGCAGGTATCGCTCCTGGTCGGAGTGTGCGCCGTAATCCTGGCCGGGCTGATCGGGGTCATTCTCGGGCTGGCATCGGGCTATTACGGAGGATGGATTGACAGTGTGATCATGCGGACCGTCGACGCTTTCCTGGCGATCCCCAACATCCTGTTCATGCTCGTCATCCTGGCCGTATTGGGACCGAGCCTGATGACCCTGATTCTCGTGCTTGGCTTCACCAACTGGGTGAAATACGCGCGGATCATCCGCAGCGAAGTGCTGGGGGTAAAGGAGCGGGACTATGTCAAAGCGGCCCGTACCGTAGGCGCAAGCAACCGGAGAATCATCCTGACCCACATTTTACCCAACGTCATTTCTTCGTTTATCGTCGTATCCACCTTGAGCGTCGCTACCACCATCATCGCCGAAGCCTCGCTCAGCTTTCTCGGCCTGGGCATCCAGCCGCCGACCGTTTCGTGGGGCGGCATGCTCAGCGATGGCCGGCAGTACTTGGCGACAAGCTGGTGGATCGCCACCTTTCCCGGAATCGCGATCACGGTCACGGTGCTGGGGATCATGTTCCTGGGGGACTGGCTGCGCGATGTGCTGGATCCGCGGATGAAGGCAAGAAAGTAG
- a CDS encoding ABC transporter substrate-binding protein → MKKRLAGMGLAAVLALSAALVGCSSQSSTTTPAPKQQEAASGTAPASGGNSGEKVLTIASGNDIVSFDIHDHNNTSTEAVHVNMFNYLVKKDRNQKVQPDLATSWEIVNDKTWRFKLREGVTFHNGDPFTADDVKFTLERVAKDQKLLEYGNYKQIQEVKVVDPHTIEIVTNESEPVLLNRLSRLGSGMLPSKYIKEKGWDEFLKNPVGTGPYKFEKWERDDRLIMVKNDQYFGDKPKWDKLVFRAIPEDATRVAELLTGGVDIAVNIPPSDLERIDSNEGTHTATGPTQRVMQLTLRMTPGTVTENPKVREAIDLAIDEKAIVDSILAGGGTPTRTRVTPGNFGAEPSLYNTSLYDPERAKQLLAEAGYPNGIDINFSATSGRYLKDKETAELIQAMLAEVGIRAKLDLMEWSKFNETYKAKKFGEMFMISYANSMFDGSLAFDRLTTERAKGESDYSNPEVDKLLKEAEKNMNLEERAKQYQQVQKIVAEERPHIYMYQMNANYGVSDKINFEPRLDEMLFADEITLK, encoded by the coding sequence ATGAAAAAGCGTTTGGCGGGTATGGGACTTGCTGCCGTGCTGGCTCTGTCGGCGGCGCTCGTCGGCTGCAGCAGCCAGTCCTCGACGACGACACCGGCACCGAAGCAGCAGGAAGCGGCATCAGGCACGGCTCCTGCATCGGGCGGCAATTCCGGCGAGAAAGTATTGACCATCGCAAGCGGCAACGACATCGTCAGCTTCGACATCCACGACCACAACAACACGTCGACGGAAGCGGTCCACGTCAACATGTTCAACTATTTGGTGAAAAAGGACAGAAACCAGAAAGTGCAGCCTGATCTGGCCACGTCGTGGGAGATCGTCAACGACAAGACCTGGCGCTTCAAGCTGCGTGAAGGCGTCACCTTCCACAACGGCGACCCGTTTACCGCCGATGATGTGAAATTTACGCTGGAGCGGGTCGCCAAAGACCAGAAGCTCCTCGAATACGGGAACTACAAGCAGATACAAGAAGTGAAAGTGGTCGACCCGCATACGATCGAGATCGTCACGAACGAATCGGAGCCGGTCCTCTTAAACAGGCTGTCCCGCCTGGGCTCGGGGATGCTGCCCTCGAAATACATCAAAGAAAAAGGCTGGGATGAGTTTCTCAAAAATCCGGTGGGAACCGGGCCGTACAAGTTTGAGAAATGGGAGCGCGACGATCGTCTGATCATGGTGAAAAACGATCAGTACTTCGGGGACAAGCCGAAGTGGGACAAGCTCGTATTCCGGGCCATTCCGGAGGATGCGACTCGCGTGGCCGAGCTTTTGACCGGAGGAGTGGACATCGCGGTCAATATCCCGCCGAGCGATCTGGAGCGAATCGACAGCAACGAAGGCACGCATACGGCGACAGGCCCTACCCAGCGGGTCATGCAGCTCACGCTAAGAATGACGCCAGGAACCGTGACGGAGAATCCGAAGGTGCGCGAGGCAATCGATCTGGCAATCGACGAAAAGGCCATCGTAGACAGCATCCTGGCCGGAGGCGGCACGCCGACTCGTACGCGCGTGACGCCAGGAAACTTCGGGGCGGAGCCATCGCTTTACAACACCTCCCTGTACGACCCCGAGCGGGCGAAGCAGCTCTTGGCGGAAGCCGGCTATCCGAACGGCATCGACATCAACTTCAGCGCGACGAGCGGCCGCTATTTGAAAGACAAGGAGACCGCCGAGCTGATCCAGGCGATGCTGGCCGAGGTGGGAATCCGTGCGAAGCTGGACCTGATGGAGTGGAGCAAATTCAATGAGACGTACAAGGCGAAAAAGTTTGGCGAGATGTTCATGATTTCGTACGCAAACTCGATGTTTGACGGCTCCTTGGCGTTCGACCGCCTGACCACGGAACGCGCCAAAGGCGAGTCCGACTACTCCAATCCGGAAGTCGACAAGCTTTTGAAGGAAGCAGAAAAGAACATGAACCTGGAAGAGCGCGCGAAGCAATACCAACAGGTGCAGAAAATCGTCGCGGAAGAACGCCCGCACATTTACATGTACCAAATGAACGCCAACTACGGAGTCAGCGACAAAATCAATTTTGAACCGCGTCTCGACGAAATGCTGTTCGCCGACGAGATCACCCTGAAGTAA